One genomic window of Pempheris klunzingeri isolate RE-2024b chromosome 12, fPemKlu1.hap1, whole genome shotgun sequence includes the following:
- the fbxo28 gene encoding F-box only protein 28, which yields MAAVVDRVDGCVGSLDSDAVSPRQSTPPPDQPHQNNPLLGLPIVAIETILNFLSYDEISLLRSVCKRMDMICQRVLNQGFLKVERYHSLCQRQVKAQLPRRESERRNHSLARHADILAAVETRLSLLNMTFMKYVDSNLCCFIPGKVIDEIYRVLRYVNSTRAPQRAHEVLQELRDISSMAMEYFDEKIVPILKKKLPGADLSGRLIGSAPVAGPSTSLTTMSLLAKNTPSRSEMTKVQQQVKVNGASMTVLRREMQEIRVKQLEQQKQLQDQEQKLLEQTQVIGEQNARLAELEHKLRELMDSSAAAMGGPRPSTAVPSTSSSAAVSSTATSASATVLASGSVAAAYLAREPAGEGGSSLKRTRKSSDLPRQSKRLRSKK from the exons ATGGCGGCCGTCGTAGACAGAGTTGATGGATGTGTTGGGTCCTTGGACTCAGACGCGGTGTCACCCAGACAGTCCACCCCTCCGCCGGACCAGCCGCACCAGAACAACCCGCTGTTGGGGCTGCCCATCGTGGCCATTGAGACTATTCTCAATTTTCTGTCTTACGATGAAATCAGCCTGCTGCGCTCG GTGTGCAAGCGTATGGACATGATCTGCCAGCGCGTCCTCAATCAGGGCTTCCTGAAGGTGGAGCGGTACCACAGCCTGTGCCAGAGGCAAGTCAAAGCCCAGCTGCCCAG GcgagagtcagagaggagaaaccaTTCACTGGCCCGACATGCTGACATCCTGGCAGCGGTGGAGACACGCCTCTCTTTGCTCAACATGACCTTCATGAAATATGTGGACTCCAACCTGTGCTGCTTCATCCCTGGAAAG GTGATAGATGAGATTTACCGCGTGCTGCGTTATGTTAACTCCACTCGAGCCCCTCAGCGAGCTCATGAGGTTCTGCAGGAGTTGAGGGATATCTCCTCCATGGCCATGGAGTACTTTGATGAGAAGATCGTCCCCATCCTGAAGAAGAAGCTGCCGGGAGCCGACCTCTCTGGCCGCCTCATTGGCTCTGCACCAG TGGCAGGTCCATCTACCTCCCTGACCACTATGTCCCTGCTGGCCAAGAACACACCATCACGCTCTGAGATGACCaaggtgcagcagcaggtgaaggTGAACGGGGCGTCAATGACGGTACTGCGCAGGGAGATGCAGGAAATTCGGGTcaagcagctggagcagcagaagcagctgcaggatcAGGAGCAGAAGCTGTTGGAACAGACCCAGGTGATTGGAGAGCAGAACGCCCGCCTTGCAGAGCTGGAACACAAGCTCCGTGAACTGATGGACAGCAGTGCCGCTGCAATGGGAGGACCCCGGCCCAGCACGGCCGTCCCCTCCACATCCAGCAGCGCTGCCGTGTCTTCCACTGCTACCAGCGCGTCGGCTACTGTGTTGGCGAGTGGCAGTGTGGCCGCAGCCTATCTAGCCAGAGAGCCAGCGGGTGAGGGGGGGTCGTCACTCAAACGCACCAGAAAGAGCTCAGACCTTCCACGACAGTCCAAACGGCTGCGCAGCAAGAAATAA
- the degs1 gene encoding sphingolipid delta(4)-desaturase DES1, translating to MGSRVSREDYEWVYTDQPHADRRKEILAKYPEIKSLMGPDTRLKWVVCMMVAIQFLAFYLVKDLDWKWVLFWTYAFGSCINHSMTLAIHEISHNTAFGNNKAMWNRYFAMFANLPIGLPYSASFKRYHLDHHRYLGGDGIDVDIPTEFEGWFFCTRFRKFIWIILQPLFYAIRPLCINPKPITQLELTNVAIQLTFDILLYWLWGAKPVVYMMAGSMLGMGLHPISGHFIAEHYMFLKGHETYSYYGSLNLLTFNVGYHNEHHDFPSIPGRRLPMVKKIAAEYYDDLPHYTSWMKVLYNFIMDDTLSPYSRVKRKLKGDVKQE from the exons ATGGGGAGCCGAGTGTCCCGTGAAGACTACGAATGGGTGTACACGGACCAGCCGCACGCCGACAGGAGAAAAGAGATCCTGG CCAAATACCCAGAAATCAAGTCGTTGATGGGGCCTGACACGAGGCTGAAATGGGTTGTGTGCATGATGGTGGCAATACAGTTTTTAGCTTTCTACCTGGTCAAAGACTTGGACTGGAAGTGGGTTTTGTTTTGGACGTATGCCTTTGGCAGCTGTATCAACCACTCAATGACCCTTGCTATTCATGAGATCTCCCACAACACGGCCTTTGGAAACAACAAGGCCATGTGGAACCGCTACTTTGCCATGTTTGCCAACTTGCCTATCGGCCTTCCCTACTCTGCCTCCTTCAAACGCTATCACCTGGACCATCACCGTTACCTGGGCGGGGACGGCATCGATGTAGACATCCCCACTGAGTTTGAAGGCTGGTTCTTCTGCACACGCTTCCGCAAGTTCATCTGGATTATTCTGCAGCCGCTGTTCTATGCCATCCGGCCCCTGTGCATCAACCCCAAACCCATCACACAGCTGGAGCTTACCAATGTGGCCATCCAGCTCACCTTTGACATCCTGCTGTACTGGCTGTGGGGGGCCAAGCCCGTGGTCTACATGATGGCCGGCTCCATGCTGGGGATGGGCTTGCACCCCATCTCTGGCCACTTCATTGCTGAGCACTATATGTTCCTCAAGGGCCACGAGACCTACTCGTACTACGGCTCCCTCAACCTGCTCACCTTCAATGTGGGCTACCACAATGAGCACCATGACTTCCCCAGTATCCCAGGACGCAGGCTGCCCATG GTGAAGAAGATAGCTGCAGAGTATTACGATGACCTGCCTCACTACACATCATGGATGAAGGTCCTGTACAACTTCATCATGGACGATACACTGAGCCCATACTCTCGAGTCAAGAGGAAGCTAAAGGGAGATGTCAAACAGGAATAA